A genomic stretch from ANME-2 cluster archaeon includes:
- a CDS encoding DUF3793 family protein — protein MRHLVHRIVRCTAATIAGRKPATLMNISNDNGGLLDAWDRNRADIFSRSEIDYYELKRTDKNAIVLFFNQNLLDELLRNKSVNKFLSECEYESDSIDYVLDMLRRRYATVGCPPEIGVFLGIPLKDVKGFMGLNSLRHTKYGMWRIYGDPVLSEKRMNEYRCARNMIRGRLISGEDPVEIIRGNEFGFLNKPKFIHEDYLRT, from the coding sequence ATGAGACATCTGGTACACAGGATTGTGAGATGTACCGCAGCCACCATAGCTGGCAGGAAACCAGCAACGTTGATGAACATCTCAAACGACAACGGCGGACTACTGGACGCATGGGATCGCAACAGGGCAGACATTTTTAGCAGATCTGAAATCGATTATTATGAGTTAAAAAGGACAGATAAAAATGCAATTGTACTATTCTTCAATCAAAATCTGTTGGATGAACTGTTGAGAAACAAATCCGTGAATAAATTCCTGTCTGAATGCGAATATGAGTCTGATTCCATCGACTATGTATTAGACATGCTCAGGCGCAGGTATGCCACAGTCGGATGCCCTCCTGAGATCGGGGTATTCCTGGGCATTCCACTGAAGGATGTTAAAGGATTTATGGGACTCAATTCCCTCCGGCATACAAAATACGGAATGTGGCGTATATATGGAGACCCAGTACTATCTGAAAAAAGAATGAACGAATACCGCTGTGCAAGGAACATGATAAGAGGACGGCTCATTTCAGGAGAGGATCCTGTCGAGATTATAAGAGGAAATGAATTCGGTTTTTTGAATAAACCTAAATTTATTCATGAAGATTACTTGCGTACCTAA